The stretch of DNA ATATTATATCACGCCTCGAGATTGCTGATTCTGATCGCATTGAAGACGGAAACTATCGAGGGGTTTGTAGAGGGTCGGTCATTTTCTAGGGTTTtctttttgctctctctctgtaaatgttgtatagATCGTCTTCTTTAGcgtttttgattttggttttgattaaaggtaagctcctaatctGTTAGTGATTTCGTAGCTTATCGTGtagaaaatcagggttgttttGTTTACGTTTTTCGTTGTAATCAGATTGAATCTATttagtggagtgagctcttctcactggagctcaagtggacgtagccctttttgggggtgaaccactataaatctcgtgcctcttgtttcttgtttatgttttcaatACTGTCTATATTGATTTGTGTTTATCGGTCAGTTCGTGTGAGTTCATCTGTGGAGATTTTGAACTGTGTGTGTGCGTTTGGagattttgctatctctgtttgttcgtaacaaatttagtttaatattcatATTCCtagcttcttcttttctttcttttttttgattgaaagcttcttcttttctttctttttttttatttattgaaagcttcttcttttcttgttcacgtgtttttttgttcttatttaaGCCTGCAGATATATAGTTAGAATAGTTTCTCCAAGGGAAATGGTTATTGTTCAAGGAAGGGGTATgaacaatttatttttctcttacatGCCATTTATCACCTCCCACTTGAGTTTGAATTGATCCTGATGACATAATGCTATATTTTAATCGAGCTGATGTTTGGTGTTGCAGCTTATGTTGTATcttattaaagttaattatttttacagCTTTGCTAATGCCCCAGAATCTGCTCGAATGGATTGGTCCTCATTCACCAAAGGCTATTTCTTAAATAGAGAAACTCTTGTGTCTGTCCTTCTCCTAATTGATGCAAGTGTACCACCTCAGAAAATTGACCTTGACTGTGCTAATTGGCTTGGACGGAACAATGTATGCCTCCATCTAATTTCTTACTAGCTGCTGGTCCTTCTATATTAgcaaaacctttttttttttaataatcaaatgTTAAGTCTTCCCTTTATGTTCACTTGTGCTGCTTTTTGGCCTTTTTCTTTTCAGATACCAATTACTTTTGTTTTCACAAAATGTGACAAGATGAAAGGTGGTAAAGGGAAAAGACCGGATGAAAACATCAGAAAATTTCAAGAGCTGATAAGAGAAAATTACCGGCAACATCCTCCATGGATAATGACCAGCAGTACCACTGGCTTGGGCAGAGACGAGCTTCTATTGCACATGTCACAACTACGGAACTATTGGGACAACTAGGTTGTGAGTTAAAACTTGCACCTCTTCTAGAAATGGTAATGCCAGAGCCCAGAATGTTTTAAAACCTTTTTTTCTGCCAATTAAAACACCCTGAATATTATCTAAGATAGCCTCATGGATTCGCCACCCCCAAACAGAACCAACTTAAATCTGGATGTTGCTCCCTGGTGATGTAAGCTCCtttgtatgtatatagttaGATTGTGTTATAAGTGTCTAATCTGACAGTCATAAttaccatttttctctcaattctgtGTATGTagttttaatttgcatttcatcTTGCTGTTTATAATTTCCTTCTTTTAGTGGATTAGCCTGATCCTTAGAAATTGAGACTGttaaagagtattttttatcatcttgctagaatttcctcatttttctggTAATAAACCCTTGTTTCCTCCCAAAGGAGCATACGCTATTTCCAGcatttaatattcaatttacTTCCTATAAAGATTTGGGTGCTGCTTCCACCCAAAGATGATCAGGGCATTTCCCACTGGCTAGTTAACACCTTTACTTGTCCGTTTTGATTTATCAGGTCTATGGTTTTCCTCTTTgattatttgaacttttctaTTAGCTTAGAAATTAGCCCATCAGTGGTGTTCATTATGTTATTTACAGGCTTTTCAATTTGTTTATATGTATGCATTGCCTTCCTGCGTTGTTATCCTCGATTGCTATTTGTACCAATTGCCTAATGCCAAGTATTGGACCTGGAGTCGAAATAAGTTGCCCCATTCTCCTAAAGGAAGACGATGATGCTGAATTGAAGTCGGAGTGTTGGTGGAGATTTTGGAGTTAAAAAAGGCTATATTTATGAAGTTCCAGCTGTGTGTTTATTCACTTGTCCAGAACTTCTCTATTTTCTAGTTGGCAATTGCTCCCTGTAGCTTACGCCACACTGCTGCAATGTTTACAGCCCGTTTGATAAACAAGGGGAAGAAATGGTAGcttaaaataggagaaaatcaaGGAAGATAAAAGGCAACTATTCTCCTTCCTGCTTGCTTAGGAAAACCATGGCATGACTTTGCACTTGTTGGGAACTGGTGAGAAAAGGCAAATAATAAAATGTACAAACAATTGCAATATGAATGCGAGAGATACGCAAAAAGGAAACTGTCAAGACTGAAGGAACGGAATAAATATTGCTGGTAGTTTAACAGAAATATCCCCTTCTCTGATTCTCTCTCCGAATAACCAAACCCAAATTAACTTTTAAGATGTTTAAGAGTTTCTCACCATGCAAATGTGACAGAAAAAGACTCCAGTGTAAGTGATAAAGCTTGTCTGGAGTTACTCTTGAAATTACCACTCTATACCTTGTATTAATCCTGTATTGAGTAGCTTCTGCACCGTATCATCTTCTGGTCAAGCTAGCCTTGGGCATCCtgttttctcatattttctgaCAAATTTCAAGTTGCTATAGATCACCCATTTTATTTTCAGTGGGTACGGCATTGCATTGAAATAAATCAGTTTATTACTAAAGAAACATAAAGAGTGGTTGGCTGTGTACTTGCACTAATCATCAGCTCCCATGGGGGCTTGATTAACAGGAAAAGCATACCGAGAGCCATCCTTCGCTAATAATCCAATAGTCAGAATGGAGGTTAAAGGGAAACTGTAAAGGGAGATACAGAAGAAAAGGGACTGAAATTGCCTTTAATTACCTATAGAACCATTCCTGGGCtcaaaagaaaggaaggaacACGGGCCAGGAGATGTTGGTGATAAACTGAATCCCAGGGTATTTGGTAGTTGGTGCTGCCAAGGTGGCTGGTAGCTGCTATAGCCGTgcacatatatttttttgtcgCCCTGTCACCATATATGGCTGACTCTGGTGTTATAGTGTTGGGAGAGAGGAGGAGGCCATGGTATTGTAGCATCGGGAGAGGTAAGGAGACCCAATGGCGTTGGTGCCAGGCTTTGTAGACTTGGCGGCTGGAACTCAGGAGCGGCAGTTAGCTTCTGAACTAGTTGCTTGAAGTTTGCAGAATCTACCTTGTAAATTCTGGGTGGATTTGGCGGCAGTGGTGCAATGGGCGCTTTCCATGGCTTTGCTGGGCGAAGCTTACGAACTGAATGAAGAGTGGAAAAGGAAGTGCGGGATTGCAGTGGTTTGGATTTGTTGCCTTCTTGTTGGTATGAATATAGGCAAGAAGTGGTTGAGGAAGAAGAGTGGGATTGTATTTCTGGTTCCATGATAGATTCTCAACTGGATGTTAGTGCGATGAGAGCGCAGCAAAGCCTTCGAGCGTCaatatttatacacacacacacatctagAGAGAGCACAAAATGGAGAGGGAATCCGGTAGATATAACAGAAATTCAAGTAATTGCTTGTGCTCAGTCGACACGGTCAAATTCAGAAAGTTTGATTCAATTTCAATGGGGACTGGCTtttataataaagtaaatatggttctctattttcttccatGTGGTGCTGAATTTCTATGCGGCTTTACTGTTGCATTGCAAATAAAAACTAACATAGTTTAggcagagagagggagagagatgtcAGCAGACTAAGGTTGAAGGTCGTATCCGGTGGGGGTGGGGTTGAACGGCAgcagccgccgccgccgccgccacttCCATCTCACCGTGGCCTTTACCAAATTCTCTGCAGCTGGATGATGCTGACGACAGGCACTtggttttgttattttattgttatatatttatatatgtatagataacagattcttcaaaattttgaatggGCGAACAACGCACGATGATGACTAGGATAAGGTAATCTTCCTCCCAGGATGGACACATATTTGAATAGCTTCTTTTTACATAGTAGTTTTATGGTAGTGAGTGATTATCatgtattttgtgattttgttttgttgtgCTGGGTTGCTTGATATATATAGGCATACACTTGGATTGGATCAAAGGGTAAAACTTGGGAAAGATGTCATCCGCATCATGCATACATGTTAggcataaataaatataaatcccTTCTGGTACGTTGGAAACTTCAAACGCACACACTAATTTAatggaaaattttattagtCATATGCAGCAGCAGCATGGGGGCCCAATATCTTGATGGGGTTGCCCTTTggtttatattaataataattaataatgcatGGCAGGCTTAAGTAAGCACCCATGTCACCCCATATAGTAGCGCGATGTAGATTGTCTCGGTCGTGCatctctcccccctcccccttaTTTCTAGAGTTTCCACAgatgattataataatacaaattGTGAAGCGCGCGCAGacataaatatgaatatatatatatatatatggagtggttaaaataataatgataatgccGGAAGTTGAGAGGAGAGCGAAAGGCGGAGGGAGGACCAGTCAACAATTTCTATTTTGCTTcgtctccttcttcttcccatCATCTCCCGACGACTAGTCGACTACTACTGCAGGAGGACTACGACTACGACTACAACCCAATCAATCATAAATGGTTACACGTGAGTCAGACTTTTAATTCAAGCGCCTCTGCCTCCGTTCCATTCTACCTTCTCGTGAACCTATCACGAGCCTCGCCTCGCTAGCTGCTTCACGTGTTCTCCCTCTCCTTCAAAATTATTCCTTCTCTCAGGTTCCCCTTCATGATGGTtagcattatttttttcttttattattctcATGTTTTCATTACCCATAAAAAACAAAGGACATTTTAGTTACTGCTCTAAACGAACTCAAGATTGGGGCTAGAGGTtcatttatttagaattttatcatattttcacTTGAATTCCGGTTTGAGCTCATTTAGTAGAAGTTTATATTAGTTTGGGTTTAGTCTATTTCTATTAAACTATACTAAATTAGAAGGTTTATTTTTATCATGTACTTAGtcgtaaatttaaattttgttaatcttttaatttaaaGTCTAATATATCAAATAAAGTTGGACAATGATATTGACAAGGGGGTATACCAttctgattttgatttgattgtaATTTTCTATTTGGGTTGGGCTGGGCTTGTTGACTGTTTGTGCTGCACACAACTATTTATGACATGACGTGGTTGGTGAATAAGCAAGCCGAAAGGGCAAACAAAATAGAAGTTTAATCTGATTCTGACCCCTTGCTATGTATGTATTACTTATAATTGGTTATTTCATTTCCATGATTACAGATTGGGTTCTGCCAAGCTACCAACCTACCTGATCAACCCACTTTCATCCAATTCAATCTTACGTTACCAACTTCAATCGACTCCTGCATCTGAAGTATGTCAGATTACATGTACTGTAAGTGTATGTGTGATTGTGTGTTACcttcaattattttatcttgttaAAAAACTTTTGATTcctgttttcaaaaatatttaattatttcgtTTAATAACgttacttatgtgattttatgctttagttcttatattttatataatattaatagttGGAATCGAATATGATGAATGGGTAtctatgaaattttaattaccCTTtaatagtcttttttttttggggggggggggattcaGTTCAATGTTTAACTCTAGGCCCAAGACTTAAAATGGATAAAGGTGGATTTAGTTTTGAAGCCACGGATAAAGATTGGCTTTTGGCTGGCTCTGGACTAGACCAATAACAAGTAATTGGCAAGGTCCTCTGTTTTAAGGGGTCTCCTAGTCTTACCATTTTCGCTTTTAGTTCTGGGTTTGTTTAGCTTTAAAAACTGGTTGATGCTTGCAGCCGTTTCATTAAAATGTAGAAAAGTGAAAGGCGTTGAAGCAATTAGAAATAACAGTTAATAGTAAatagaattagaattagaatttagaTAGAGTCTTCCACGCCGGCGCGGGGCTATTCTAGAGGATAAAGGAAATGGGGAATCAACGAATCCAAAGAATGCTGCTGACTGAGGACCTATTTCTTTCTTCCTAATCCTAgatttttatatacataatcTGTCACTTATTACGTGTGTTTAGTAAAGTAAATTTAGTCAAATATAAAAGATTTGACTAATATTCGATTCAAATAGCACAGGGAAGCAAGGGATCCTTCAACCTTAAAAGCAGCAGTAAAAACAACTGCGACCTCACACAACAAAACCCACATTATTCCTGCATCTGTTCCATCTTACGACGGCACCATTGGACCCAgcttcaatatgcttagtcttTCTTGtctatttataatttctttaccCAGAAGAAGAACAAATTCGCCAAAAGGCAGGCCGCAAGACCCAAAAAAATGCTGGAGAGCTTCCTGATGAAGGATTCAGCTTTTTCCCCAAATCTCGGGGCTTGCTTGCTTGTTCCTCCTCCTCGTTCAAAGATGCATTTGCCAATTGCTTAAGctccttccccttccccttccccttccccGCCCTGCCCACATACTGGGTGGAAAAAAGATATCCTTTTTAATATTCGAGAAGGCAATTGTAGTCTCTTATCACCCCGCTGGGCGATAGGCCAAGCTATAATCTACAATTACATTGAcaagataagaaaagaaagatcaCACGCAAGGGAGAAACAGTGTATCATTGGATTGTACAGATTAATTGGATCTGGCTGACGCCAAATGGCTCCGAGTCTCTACACTTGGTAATAAATGCCAGAGCAAAATTGCCATTAAGCTACTAAATAAGATGAAAATCTAAGGCAATCCTAGGGAGAAGTAGAGAATTACAGGGAATGGGGGCAAGGACAACCCACCAACAATTACAATTGCAGTTGCAGTGCCCCTAAAGCTCTTTGCAGAACCCTTCCCGAACTTCTTGTCCACAGTAACATATAATCTTTATGATGCAATAGCCTGATGGAACGATCAATTTACCAAGGAAAGCTTCAGAACTCTTTCTTCTTGCCCGAGATTATTGCACTTCTTTGCGGGAGCGTCCAGAATTAATGCAGAGACGGACATGAATCCGGGGCAGCAAGTTGTGCTAATGTCCACATTATGACTCGTCAAGCATACTGAATCGACAGGATTGAAGCTCGGGTATGTACAGGAGACTGATTGCTAAGCTCAAACCCGCGTTCTATGAACCTTGCTTCTTAAATGGGTCTGAGATTTATGGCTGGCCTCCAACCCGGCCGTTTCCCCAAACAAGGGGATTGTAACATGATGTAAATCATGAAACAGAAGTCCACTTTCACTGGATTGTTCTGGTGAGCTTGCATTTGGATATGAAGGTGGTGTCTGTATAATTTAGACTGCAAAGCTTCAAGAGCTCAGCAGATTGCTGTTTTAGTTCTGGAGTGCAAGCGCTCTGGATCACAAGAAGCAGCTTCGCTGCAAGCCCTGCATCCACTGCAATGGAGGAGCATTCCTCAGGCGCGAGCTTGCACACAGAACACAAAATCGACAATGCGTGCTGCGTGCAACTCTCTGAAACCCGCATTATCAGTTTCACCACATTCGATATGGTATTCGAACAATTCTTCAACGCCAGCCTACCCTCGGGTAAAGAGGACAAGGCATCCAAAATGAACAGGGCCAATTCCAAGCAATCCGGGCTCAGCCCCGGCAGCAACTCCATCAATTGAGGCACAGCCCCAATGCTCACAATCAGATTCCTGACCGGATTATGCAAACATATTGTCCGGAGGAGACTCAGACCCGGCAAATTCCCATCCGGGTGTCTCTTGTCCTTCACAAGCCTCATCAAGCCAACCAATAACCTATGGCTCGACACAGTTTCCGATTGAAAATCCTCCTCTTCCATGAGCGTTTCAATAAGCCGGGTACAATTGATCTTGGTCTCAATTGAGCCCTCATGCAACATGTCCACAATTAACGAGATCTTATCGGGTTGCATCAGCTTCTTTTTCGAATCCGAATTTAGAGACAAATTCACGAGAATTGCAACAACTTCAGACCCAACAGAATAAGAAGTATGCTCACCCAGTAGAGACGAAAGCAGAGCGACGCCGCCTTCATCGACCACAGTCTTTCTGGCCGAGGCGTGAGCCGCCCCCACTTGCCGGAGCTCCTTCAGGGCCTTAACGCGCGATTGGCCCTTCACCTTCTTCACCGTTTCGAGAAGCTCCGACGCCCTGCCCTGTACATCTTCCGCTTTCTTCTTCATCTGCAAATACTTCTGAGAAAACCAAGTGTAGATTAAGTGATAAAGGGTCTTGTTTGGCGTGATGGAATCGTCCCAAAGCTCTTGCATCGTCGTGGGGCAAGTGTAGTGGCCGAGGCTGAACCATTTGAGTATATTGGAGCGCTCGTATGTTTGGCCGGTGCAAAGGGTCACCGGGTCTTGCATCGGTTCGAGAGAAATTGGGCAAATGAACACCGTCGGAACCTCGGATAAGTCGAGCTCTTCTACCATCTTCTTCAGATCCAATTTCTCCCCAAACCCGCCGGCAAagccgccgccgccaccgccCAGGACCCCATCTTTGACGGCGGTGTCCAGATCTAGAACATGGGCATCGCCGCCGCCCTCGAACCCGACAGCCCCACCCCTCCTGGAAGGCTGAAACATAGGCATTCTCGCAGATACGTTGAAACACACACCCAAAAATCGAACTTTTAGCAAGAAAAGCCCCTCAAATCTCAGAAATCAAAATCAACACATTACATTGAGAAAGATCGAAGCTTGGTTGAAAGGATATCTCTTTGAATGAAGCAACGAGAGAGTAGCCTTGAAATGGAAAATCTTTCTGccatctctctttttcttgctttatctcattttcttctGGTATGGTCAAAAGTCTCCCCACCCATCATGACATAATACATCATCACTCAATATTACTCTTCCCAAAATCAAAGCTCACTTCCAGTTGAAGCTTAAAAAGGGCTCAATCATGCAACCCAATAGCACAACTATTTTAAAGAAAACGAAAAGGAAACAAACATCTACAGAAACCTAATTGAGTTGAATTACTAAATTATgagccaaaacaaaaaaaaacaaaaacaaaaactggagagagagagagagagagaggaggggggcAGGCTAAAGGCAATACCGGCAGGGttaaagggaaagagagagctTTGCAGAGGAGCTCCTCTGCCGTGCTGTGCCGAACTGAGCTCTTCTTTTGGGGCAGCGGTAGTTGCCGAGACCATTCGTCAAAAATAAACCCAGAAAGcaaatagaaaattacaaaCAGAGAAATCAATAAAGTTCCAACCTTTTCAGatgaatttctaatttcttGTGCACAAGAGGGGGAGACGGGTTACCGGGTAAGCGAGGGGCAGAACCGGTAATTAAGCCCCTCGGCTCGCGCACCGCACGTGCAGTCTTATCACCTGTCGCCGTAATCTCCAGgttcctcctttttttttttttttaacactagTTAAATTGTCAAAACAGGACTTTTTGCGATAATTAAACACCGCAAAATTACGCCACCGTCCTCCTCTTTGCGGCTTTATAAAATGTTGAGAGAGAAAGTAACGGGAGGGCCAAATGGTCATTTGAGTTTAGCACGGTTATTGTTTATTGGTTATCCCACGAAGTGAATGAATAAAATAGAAAGGGAGTTCGTTTTTCACTAAAGTCCAGCGGAGGAGGGTGGAGGCCTCCTCACACGAGAGGACAGCGCCACGAAAGGGTGTGCagtgacccccccccccccccccccccccccggcgtaCGATTCGCATATCTCGAAGTTAGCCCCCTcccagaaaaataaaataataaaattacccCCCACcccataaaattataaataaaaaaacccgaatatttaaaatacttcttAAAGTTGGAATTGGAAAAGCTGCGAATTcgagataaaattttattttattttggggggggaggggggggtggGGCTAGGTGGGTGGGTCCCGCTCGAAAAGCGCCAGCTAAGCAGTTTGACCGTGACAGTTTTAGTTTGACCGATATGCCTTTTGGTTCTTGGGGGCGGTCTAGTCTTTGCTTTGACTGCTCCTTTTTTAAGGCATCCCCAGCCCGGCCCTGTCCCAGAGGCGCCTAGCTGAAGCCGAGCCAGCCACAGCCAGCATGCAATGCAAGCTAGTTTCCTCATTCCATTTTGCTGGCTCTTCGCCACTCATTGCTCGACACCTCACctctcaatattctattttcgAAGGAGAAATTACAATATTCTTCCTTAAATTTCGTAGTTTATAACAAATtagttcaaaattaatttttattaataaaaattaacttaaatctCAAAACCACTTAACTGTGAGATTTATGTTGATTTTaacaaaaagtgatttttaatttatattaatatatattgtatcaattcttattaataaaatttgattaaaaaattaaaatataatagctaatttataatgtaatttaccataaagaaaatttttatttgtagtCATCTCTTTTGCTATCCATAGCCACCTTCTACAATtggataattattttttaaaaatattcttatacaCAATTATATGTCTCTTGCATCGTCCATCATCGTCGGTTATCATCTCACCCAACCATCATCGTCGATAGCTGCAAGGAAAGTGGCGGCCCATCATGGCACCCACTGGCAATCTCAGGTTTAGGTGCAATGATGGCAACTATGAGGAATGTCggtaaaagagagagagagatgagggaaAATGAGTATGAGATGGGAGCTTACGATAGCCACATCCATTGCGAATGCCGGTGGAAGCTTAGGCCATCGGCGATGATAGGCGACCACCTACAATAATGGGTGGCTATAAGTAAgggtaaaaataagtttttctcTTAAAGGGTTTTCAACGTGGGTGTAAAGAGTAAAAAAaggtaattatatataaaatttctttgttttgaaatatgttttacTCTTAGGATGATCGTTCTTGCATAACTTTTGGTGCTCGTGTCTTTGATTATGTTAGAGAAAACAAATCACAAGTGTGAAATTTTATCTCATTATACAAGACAAGAATCAAACTCACAATTTACTGAATTAACATTAACATATCACTTATCGAATCATTGACTTATGTCAAAGGCAATATGTCCTTATCTTCTTTAGTTGTTGGCTGGTCAAtcttacaatttaatttattattaataattataaaatattaattagaatAGCCAATTGGACTGGGGGAGCAGATTTCTGAAATAAAATAAGGTCCAGATCTGACCATGCGTGGTGTTTGAATCAAGGTGAGTTGTATGTCCACACTGTCGTTACACCTGCCATCACCAAATACCAATTCATTTTgtcattataataatttttttaagccAGCAAAGTGTGTCGCACGCACGCACGGGGCATAAATTTATTACAGCAGGAcgatttgatataaaatttgattaaataataatgtaatgTAGTTTTTAAGATATGAAGGGcagtctgtctgtctgtctgtctatTCTATtgatatcaaatcaaatcttaattataaatgttggatatgttttaattttaatgataaaaaaaaaagtattcttCAATGGAATAGAAATAGCATTAGTGCAATTCATGACATGCAACATGAAGTGTGTGTGTGGAATTGAATTGATGGGTGCAATGCAAGTGGAAGTAGAATATTCTTGATAGATACCACAAAACTTAAAAAAGTAATTATGAacgactatatatatatatatatttaaggtGAAATAACTCCCTACTCTCAAAAAAATGATTTGGactctcttaattaattatataatttccttaatctatgatcttaaaaacaaacaaattcaaCAGTTGAATATCTGTGCCAGTCAAAAATTATACGAAAGATGGTATCCGCAATTAATCGATCTCATGCGAATCGATAAAGATCGCCCCATTGCTAAAGATCAATAGTGCTGTGAGTTCTTACATGGCCAGTCAAGCATTAAGCTCTATAAATCTTTATCAAGAAGACTGAACACGACTAACAAAAAGATCTTTTATCAAGAACCaggttttccttttgacagatCATACGGCCGCTGAATCTCATTAACAAGTAAATCTAAAGCGTAAAGGCTAATCGTCGTTAAAATCAAGAACATGGTAAATTGTTAATTCAACACAGCTGTTACATggtgattaattaataagatggACCAAAAGGACTGCTTCCGATCGAGACTACGGCCAGCACAGCAGGGTCGCGCATGAATTAAATACAGCATCGGGTTGCTGTACGTACGTACCTTGTGCGTTCATTTCTATAAGCGACTGGAGGTTTATCCTTGTTAATTTTAGTTATTGCTACTAGCTAGACGGAAGCACAGTAAGCAACAAAATCAAGCATTTACATAATCGTCGTTATTTAGTGGTAATTAAGTGATAatgtagattttttttctttgtttgtgagtcttccatatatatatatattcttcctaTATATAAGCGAAATCCGGGTTTGCTCTCTTGATGACCAAGTCTCCCGCATATTAACAAATGGTTTTGCCCACTTCACATCTTAATGACAGGTTTGGATTGGATCATCATATCAATACAAAGCAAAAGCTCAATCAGATGCCCAAAATCTCTCGtttcattatttaattttgtctttgtaaataaaatgaaatcaCGTCattgtcattaaaaataaaattgagctTAATCCAACTACTGTCTCTCATATATATACTGCTCTATATATCTTGCCATACATAGCTTAtcttctttcttattctctctTGTTTTAATGACATGGTTAAGCCCGATCGATGAACAATAAGCAATAAGGTTTGTCTcaaagcaagaaaagaaaagatggcCAAAAAGGGTGGCAAAGCCAGAGAAACC from Diospyros lotus cultivar Yz01 chromosome 6, ASM1463336v1, whole genome shotgun sequence encodes:
- the LOC127804803 gene encoding U-box domain-containing protein 30-like, producing the protein MPMFQPSRRGGAVGFEGGGDAHVLDLDTAVKDGVLGGGGGGFAGGFGEKLDLKKMVEELDLSEVPTVFICPISLEPMQDPVTLCTGQTYERSNILKWFSLGHYTCPTTMQELWDDSITPNKTLYHLIYTWFSQKYLQMKKKAEDVQGRASELLETVKKVKGQSRVKALKELRQVGAAHASARKTVVDEGGVALLSSLLGEHTSYSVGSEVVAILVNLSLNSDSKKKLMQPDKISLIVDMLHEGSIETKINCTRLIETLMEEEDFQSETVSSHRLLVGLMRLVKDKRHPDGNLPGLSLLRTICLHNPVRNLIVSIGAVPQLMELLPGLSPDCLELALFILDALSSLPEGRLALKNCSNTISNVVKLIMRVSESCTQHALSILCSVCKLAPEECSSIAVDAGLAAKLLLVIQSACTPELKQQSAELLKLCSLNYTDTTFISKCKLTRTIQ